GGAAACCGAATGTTCTGGCAATGGATCCGGGTCCTCTTCATAGAACACGGGAGGGATATCAAACGCGTTCTCCGCTGGCCACACCACAATGCTATTGTTTTTTTGTCGCGTTGAGACTACTGCCTGCATCACTTCGGCACTATCTATTGTTGCGCCGCTCGCACAATAGCCTTCAAAGGATACTCGATGTTCCTCGGTAGTTTTGCACAGCGTATTGATTTTCGAATTCCCCATATTGTGCACTACCAGGGTTTTATTTTTTCTCAGCTCGCTGCTACTGATGCCTATACTGTCTAGATCAAGATTGAATAGATTCAAACGATGATAGATTGCGCTCATTAGGTTATCCACGGCAATCATGTCGCCGTCCCCTGTCGCTATCCCCTCAAAAACAAAGCGTGTGCTATACCCCGCCGCCAAAGCTCTCGCGCTGGCATTTTCACCGGTATATTCATCGAGTGCAGCGTCTTCTTCATGACTGTAGCGACTATTGTTTTTCAAATAGCGCAAATGATTCTCGGCCGCCGTTTGCAAATTATCATTCTTGTTCAAAGCACTCAGACCGGCGGATTGGCGCAGATGGTTGATATATTCGTAGAGATCGCTAAACACTACGTAGTCTTCTTCCACCGTTTTTGTCGCAACGAAAGGCAGCATTCCATCAGATCGTGCGACACCGCAGGAATTGAGCGTAAAAACTGATAACAGAAAGAAAGCGACGATTGTCGTTCTATACATGAGACTCCCAGAATCGTTCTTGTTTTAACTACAGTTCAACGATGAGTTTGTCTTTTTACGCGACAGGCATTAATCCTGACTTATCGGGAATAGCGTGAAGAGAGCATTAGAAAAAG
The nucleotide sequence above comes from Gammaproteobacteria bacterium. Encoded proteins:
- a CDS encoding CAP domain-containing protein; this encodes MYRTTIVAFFLLSVFTLNSCGVARSDGMLPFVATKTVEEDYVVFSDLYEYINHLRQSAGLSALNKNDNLQTAAENHLRYLKNNSRYSHEEDAALDEYTGENASARALAAGYSTRFVFEGIATGDGDMIAVDNLMSAIYHRLNLFNLDLDSIGISSSELRKNKTLVVHNMGNSKINTLCKTTEEHRVSFEGYCASGATIDSAEVMQAVVSTRQKNNSIVVWPAENAFDIPPVFYEEDPDPLPEHSVSGYPVTVQFNRVAYASVSVTAFRLYDLVDDVYIESTLQLDTNNDPNKLLSSHEFALFPLQRLEWNRRYRVELEYIADGIAGSMDWVFRTRSLQGNIVRLSSNQDTVKVERGKVTYLYLIPSNANDVIDNISSMRPANMQLNVSAKDKNTLVIEVAGTTGTAKIIINNGRELSLTVI